One genomic region from Halosolutus amylolyticus encodes:
- a CDS encoding ABC transporter ATP-binding protein — protein sequence MTMLSIDAIDTYYGQSQALKNVSLEVNDGEVVTILGRNGAGKTTTLKSVIGFNEPRRGSITFKGEDITHKEPYERIQAGLGYVPEDREVWGKLTVEENLKIPADRGGNRTIEDIYAVFPKLEKLASNNAENLSGGEQQMLAIGRGMLGGTELLLLDEASEGLAPKIVDDVRRALHELKDELTILMVEQNVKLALDLADRCYILVNGEIVYDGAATELENSPEIIEQHISVD from the coding sequence ATGACAATGCTTTCGATTGATGCTATCGACACGTATTACGGGCAGAGTCAGGCACTGAAGAACGTCTCTCTCGAGGTAAACGACGGAGAAGTCGTCACGATTCTCGGTCGAAATGGAGCGGGGAAAACAACGACGCTCAAAAGTGTAATTGGGTTCAACGAACCGCGGCGCGGATCGATTACATTCAAGGGAGAGGATATTACCCACAAGGAACCTTATGAGCGGATTCAGGCCGGTCTCGGGTACGTCCCTGAAGACAGGGAGGTATGGGGAAAGCTAACTGTCGAAGAAAATTTAAAGATACCAGCAGATCGCGGCGGTAACCGGACGATAGAGGACATCTATGCGGTCTTTCCGAAGCTCGAGAAGCTCGCGTCGAACAACGCAGAGAACTTGAGCGGAGGAGAACAACAGATGCTCGCAATTGGACGAGGAATGCTCGGTGGGACCGAACTACTATTGCTCGACGAGGCGAGCGAAGGGCTCGCTCCAAAGATCGTCGACGACGTGCGAAGAGCACTTCACGAACTCAAAGACGAGTTGACGATCCTCATGGTCGAGCAAAACGTGAAACTCGCGCTGGATCTTGCAGACCGGTGCTACATACTCGTTAACGGCGAAATCGTATACGATGGGGCAGCGACGGAGTTAGAAAACAGCCCGGAGATCATTGAGCAACACATTAGTGTCGACTAA
- a CDS encoding LLM class flavin-dependent oxidoreductase yields the protein MKIGISFPSFARDEFAVPPERLKQFAQTVEENGFGGLWMPEHLVRPPTYKTSFMDPLTTVAEMAGATERLPLGTGILILPLRNPVLLAKRVATVQYLSSCRVTLGVGLGYNEAEFDSANVPFEERSSRFTEGIELLYRLLHEEEVTFDGDYYQVENLTITPRLNRPPEILLAGSGVDREDGSRFVPMAIKERMRFADGWLAPGLTADELEHDWKAFASYLKSENEDPAAYAKLAVSYTHLVPNADTELAKERQLKVYQQHTTWPKEHYEENYIIGSIEDVRDGLKEYEKQGFDQVIALTSAHDLDGLDRQLDLWPRHYPEYF from the coding sequence ATGAAAATCGGCATATCCTTCCCATCGTTTGCCAGAGACGAGTTCGCAGTTCCGCCGGAGCGGCTGAAACAGTTCGCACAAACTGTAGAAGAAAATGGGTTCGGTGGTCTCTGGATGCCCGAACATCTCGTGCGTCCACCAACTTACAAAACGTCGTTTATGGATCCGCTGACGACAGTTGCGGAGATGGCCGGTGCGACCGAACGCTTACCGCTCGGGACCGGGATCCTCATTCTTCCACTTCGGAATCCAGTACTACTCGCAAAACGCGTCGCAACGGTCCAGTATCTTTCATCATGTCGAGTGACACTCGGTGTCGGGCTCGGTTACAATGAGGCGGAGTTCGATAGCGCAAACGTACCGTTCGAGGAGCGGTCGTCACGATTCACTGAAGGAATCGAACTGTTGTATCGCCTCCTCCACGAAGAGGAAGTCACCTTTGACGGCGACTATTATCAAGTGGAGAATCTAACGATCACGCCACGACTGAACCGCCCTCCAGAAATTCTGCTCGCAGGGAGTGGAGTCGATCGCGAGGATGGATCGCGATTCGTTCCTATGGCGATCAAAGAGCGAATGCGGTTCGCAGATGGGTGGCTAGCACCCGGGTTGACGGCAGACGAACTGGAACACGACTGGAAGGCGTTCGCGTCGTACCTGAAATCCGAAAACGAGGACCCGGCAGCATACGCCAAACTCGCCGTCAGTTACACTCATCTCGTTCCGAATGCGGATACCGAGCTGGCAAAAGAACGCCAGCTCAAGGTCTACCAGCAACATACGACGTGGCCGAAGGAACACTACGAAGAAAACTATATCATCGGAAGTATCGAAGACGTACGAGACGGGCTCAAGGAATACGAAAAACAGGGTTTTGACCAGGTCATTGCACTCACGTCAGCACACGACCTCGATGGTTTGGACAGGCAGCTAGATCTGTGGCCAAGACACTATCCGGAGTATTTCTGA
- a CDS encoding NADPH:quinone reductase, with translation MMKAVRYHDFGGPSVSSVDEIEPLTPREQEVSIDVRGIGINPSDILRRTGAFRNELPLIPGKDVAGIVTGTGDDVDRFEPGDRVFGYIPHSNVPGSGTDRQGTYAENVVALTDRLAHLPLPVSFESGAAIPAVAVTAWEALVRYGGLQPSETCLIHGGSGGVGHVAVQLASTMGANVVATAGDREKRQRVSELGADRVLDYSRPDLADGILEECSNRPAVILDHRVGDYLQLDVDVIDQHGTIAIIGGYEDSPRIDISTALLKNVTIVPYTVSLTRNIGTILERIAALLRENRLSVDVWKTFQLKEVADAQRTVSNESFVGKVVMVP, from the coding sequence ATGATGAAGGCAGTTCGCTACCACGATTTTGGTGGTCCATCAGTCAGTAGCGTCGATGAGATTGAACCCCTAACCCCCCGCGAACAGGAGGTCTCGATCGACGTGCGAGGCATCGGTATTAACCCGTCGGATATCCTCCGACGAACGGGGGCATTTCGCAACGAACTCCCCCTGATACCCGGGAAAGACGTCGCCGGAATCGTTACAGGAACCGGTGACGACGTCGATCGGTTCGAGCCCGGCGACCGAGTGTTCGGGTACATCCCTCACTCGAACGTCCCTGGATCGGGCACCGATCGGCAGGGAACGTACGCTGAAAACGTCGTCGCACTCACTGACCGACTAGCTCACCTTCCGTTGCCGGTATCTTTCGAGTCGGGTGCAGCGATCCCTGCAGTCGCGGTGACCGCTTGGGAGGCACTGGTCCGATACGGTGGGTTGCAACCAAGCGAGACCTGTCTGATTCATGGCGGAAGTGGTGGCGTTGGTCACGTTGCCGTCCAACTGGCCTCCACGATGGGAGCGAACGTCGTTGCCACTGCTGGTGACCGTGAGAAGCGACAACGAGTCAGTGAGCTAGGTGCCGATCGAGTGCTCGATTACAGTCGCCCGGATCTAGCCGACGGCATTCTCGAGGAGTGTTCGAACCGTCCAGCCGTCATTCTGGACCATCGGGTTGGTGACTATTTACAGCTAGATGTAGACGTAATCGATCAGCACGGGACGATTGCTATTATTGGTGGCTACGAGGACAGTCCACGGATAGATATTTCGACGGCACTCCTGAAAAACGTCACCATCGTTCCCTATACGGTTTCCCTGACCCGGAACATTGGGACGATACTCGAGCGAATAGCTGCACTACTACGGGAGAACAGACTCTCAGTAGATGTCTGGAAAACGTTTCAACTAAAGGAAGTGGCCGACGCCCAGCGAACCGTCTCGAATGAGAGCTTCGTCGGAAAAGTCGTGATGGTTCCGTAA
- a CDS encoding LLM class flavin-dependent oxidoreductase: protein MEFGYGILSAQNPPGSGKTNAGVYQEIVDLVQVAEESDFDAAWTAEHHFMPDGHSPSPLTLCAGLATATETIDIGTCVLLAPFRHPIKLAEDAATVDLLSDGRFNLGIGAGYMEREFDVFDVSMKERAKHVAETIHICREAWTEGPVSHDGDLYQYSDLEVEPKPASENGPPIYLGGTSQQAVDRAAFRGDGFIGNANMGWEPSDAGAGEDGFDHWGDQSNYIAAEHDVDMDDFLVGILNYCYVAETDEEAWETMLPSFLYTRRAYAEHSKDRDPDEFTLENLGEERIERLKENLLVGSPETIVERLREAERGAACDIHMLLRMWQPKLNFEENARSIRLFGEEVIPELS from the coding sequence ATGGAGTTTGGATATGGAATACTGAGTGCGCAGAATCCGCCGGGGTCGGGAAAAACGAACGCTGGCGTCTACCAGGAGATCGTCGACCTAGTACAAGTAGCGGAAGAGTCAGATTTCGACGCTGCATGGACGGCAGAACACCACTTTATGCCTGACGGGCATTCGCCCTCCCCACTGACCCTCTGTGCCGGATTGGCAACGGCAACCGAAACGATCGATATCGGTACATGCGTTCTCCTTGCACCGTTTCGGCATCCGATAAAACTCGCCGAAGATGCGGCAACAGTCGACCTGTTATCTGACGGGCGGTTCAATCTCGGAATCGGCGCGGGGTACATGGAACGAGAGTTCGACGTGTTCGACGTGTCCATGAAAGAGCGTGCAAAACACGTGGCCGAGACGATTCACATCTGTCGAGAAGCGTGGACCGAAGGCCCGGTGTCCCACGATGGTGATCTCTATCAGTACAGTGATCTGGAAGTCGAACCGAAGCCAGCTTCTGAAAATGGCCCACCTATCTATCTCGGGGGGACCTCTCAGCAAGCAGTGGACAGGGCTGCCTTCCGTGGGGATGGGTTCATCGGAAACGCGAACATGGGCTGGGAACCGTCAGATGCAGGTGCCGGCGAAGACGGCTTCGACCATTGGGGAGACCAGTCGAACTATATTGCGGCTGAACACGACGTCGATATGGACGACTTCCTCGTTGGAATCCTGAACTACTGTTACGTGGCCGAAACCGACGAGGAGGCCTGGGAGACGATGCTTCCGTCGTTCCTCTACACACGTAGAGCATATGCCGAACACTCGAAAGATCGTGATCCTGACGAGTTCACTTTAGAAAATCTGGGTGAAGAACGAATCGAGCGGCTGAAAGAAAATCTGCTCGTCGGGAGTCCCGAAACGATAGTCGAACGCCTTCGAGAGGCCGAACGGGGGGCGGCCTGTGACATTCATATGCTGTTACGAATGTGGCAGCCGAAACTAAACTTCGAGGAGAACGCGAGATCGATTCGACTGTTCGGAGAGGAGGTCATTCCAGAACTCTCCTGA
- the ribB gene encoding 3,4-dihydroxy-2-butanone-4-phosphate synthase → MSRSNSTHHTWETSNVTVDRAISAFRAGNPILIHDHGDREGETDLVYPAGDVTPESVARLRNDAGGLICVALSDRIADAWELPFLADELTHSATDCDHRGYDERSSFSLTVNHRDTYTGITDEDRALTISELGAAALKPVQVSFETTFQVPGHVHLLRGAPDNLDDRQGHTELAIAVATAANRAPAAVVCEMLDDETGDALSPEDAKVYGKKNGIPYVEGADIIRTVTQSSQ, encoded by the coding sequence ATGTCACGGAGTAATTCCACTCATCACACCTGGGAGACATCGAACGTCACGGTTGACAGAGCCATTTCTGCATTTCGGGCTGGAAACCCCATCCTCATCCACGATCATGGTGATCGTGAGGGAGAGACCGATTTAGTGTATCCCGCAGGTGACGTTACGCCCGAATCCGTCGCTCGACTTCGGAACGACGCTGGCGGTCTTATTTGTGTGGCTCTCAGTGACCGGATCGCAGACGCCTGGGAGCTTCCATTCCTCGCTGACGAACTGACTCACTCTGCTACTGATTGTGATCACCGTGGATACGACGAACGGTCGTCATTTTCGCTGACCGTGAACCATCGGGACACCTACACAGGGATCACAGACGAAGACAGGGCACTGACCATCAGCGAGCTCGGGGCTGCAGCTCTCAAGCCGGTGCAGGTTAGCTTCGAAACGACGTTCCAAGTGCCTGGTCACGTTCACCTCCTACGAGGTGCCCCGGATAATCTTGACGATCGGCAGGGACACACGGAACTGGCAATTGCAGTGGCCACGGCGGCAAACCGCGCCCCTGCTGCAGTCGTCTGTGAAATGCTTGACGACGAAACGGGTGACGCACTGTCACCCGAAGACGCCAAAGTATATGGAAAGAAGAACGGTATTCCGTATGTTGAGGGAGCTGATATCATCCGAACAGTCACTCAAAGTTCCCAGTGA
- a CDS encoding DUF120 domain-containing protein, producing MITLHSQSYEIDCNELATLKHLAIEGALDAPITVSTRNLSKALSVSTQTISRRLRELESAGLISREIVADGQRLTLTSAGTDVLMREFEQYQQIFNSKSPLIFKGTVTDGLNEARHYISLDGYKEQFKNRLGYEPYPGTLNVTLSRRDVPERSVLEVKSGIDIDSWSDDERTYGAATCYAARVEADSEDVFEPAHVLVPDRTHHGEDAIEIIGPVSFRDELELTNGDHITIHVTE from the coding sequence ATGATTACGTTACACAGCCAGTCATACGAGATCGATTGTAACGAGTTGGCAACACTCAAACATCTTGCCATCGAAGGTGCATTAGACGCTCCGATAACCGTTTCAACTCGAAATCTTTCGAAGGCGCTCTCCGTATCGACCCAGACAATTTCCCGGCGACTGCGTGAACTCGAGTCTGCGGGCCTCATCTCACGCGAGATCGTTGCAGACGGACAGCGGTTAACACTCACGTCAGCGGGAACGGACGTTCTCATGCGCGAGTTTGAACAATACCAACAGATCTTCAATTCGAAATCACCGCTCATCTTCAAGGGAACGGTCACCGACGGATTGAACGAGGCGAGACACTACATCAGTCTCGACGGTTACAAGGAGCAATTCAAAAATCGTCTCGGCTACGAGCCATATCCGGGAACACTCAACGTTACACTCTCTCGGAGGGACGTTCCTGAACGATCGGTTCTCGAAGTCAAATCGGGGATCGATATCGATAGCTGGAGTGACGACGAGCGAACGTACGGTGCTGCAACGTGCTACGCTGCTCGGGTTGAGGCCGATTCCGAGGACGTTTTCGAGCCCGCACACGTGCTCGTTCCAGATCGGACACATCACGGTGAAGACGCTATCGAAATCATCGGTCCCGTCAGCTTTCGAGACGAACTCGAACTAACGAACGGAGATCACATAACGATCCATGTCACGGAGTAA
- a CDS encoding carboxymuconolactone decarboxylase family protein: MASDDLGKKEQELKNKYVERVGYWPEAYDEWVRLDPDLFEEYLELAAHPWENNAIPRKNKALIRVAIDASVTHLYEGGLRDSIRLAFEEGATVDEIVDVIESITFVSMHTIIDGLPLLEDEVGLPDDVLDEERAEQDRVREYFKESRGWWHELWEPLLALDHEFLEKHTDVSGHHSKNWSLDPKLKQFIYIAIDMSTTQLYTKGARVHIESAIEHGATRDELIELLEFVNHQGYDTMRFALPVLAEEARRAGKYDD, from the coding sequence ATGGCATCGGATGATCTCGGTAAAAAAGAGCAAGAACTCAAGAACAAATACGTAGAGCGTGTCGGATACTGGCCCGAAGCGTACGATGAGTGGGTTCGGTTAGACCCAGATCTCTTCGAGGAGTATCTGGAACTGGCTGCACACCCGTGGGAAAATAACGCGATCCCACGAAAAAATAAAGCACTCATCAGAGTAGCGATCGACGCTTCAGTCACACATCTCTACGAGGGGGGGCTCAGAGATAGTATTCGGCTTGCGTTCGAGGAAGGAGCCACTGTTGACGAAATTGTAGACGTAATTGAAAGTATCACGTTCGTATCGATGCACACCATAATCGACGGGTTGCCGCTGCTTGAAGACGAAGTCGGTCTCCCGGACGACGTGTTGGATGAGGAACGTGCCGAACAGGACAGAGTCCGCGAGTACTTCAAGGAGAGTCGTGGATGGTGGCATGAACTTTGGGAGCCCCTCCTCGCTCTCGATCACGAATTCCTGGAAAAACACACCGATGTTTCGGGCCATCACAGCAAAAACTGGTCACTTGACCCGAAGCTGAAACAGTTCATCTATATTGCGATAGATATGTCCACAACCCAACTGTACACAAAGGGTGCACGAGTTCATATCGAGTCGGCCATCGAACATGGCGCGACCCGGGACGAACTCATCGAACTTCTCGAGTTTGTTAACCACCAGGGGTACGATACGATGCGGTTCGCTCTCCCAGTCCTGGCAGAGGAAGCACGGAGAGCTGGCAAGTACGACGACTGA
- a CDS encoding ABC transporter ATP-binding protein: MSNILFRCDKLTKKFGAVTAIDSVSFELEDGEIRALIGPNGAGKTTLFNLLTGRLDPTAGDVYFREESITNLSPESIVEKGVARSFQITNIFNEFEVVENVQVSLVARDGQGWDVLHNMSGLKRYHDEAMEILERVGLDEKYNHPAKSLSHGEKRALELAIVLARDPEVLLLDEPTAGMSQVEIDELLELITSLANEFTILIVEHNMDVVMTVAETVMVLHNGQFLAEGTPETIQRDETVRDAYLGGEV, from the coding sequence ATGTCCAACATATTGTTTAGATGCGATAAACTAACAAAAAAGTTCGGGGCTGTTACTGCGATCGATTCAGTCAGTTTCGAACTCGAAGACGGAGAGATTCGGGCGTTGATTGGGCCGAACGGAGCAGGGAAAACGACGCTTTTTAATTTGCTCACGGGGCGGCTCGACCCGACAGCAGGAGACGTGTACTTTCGAGAAGAGTCGATCACCAACCTGTCACCCGAGTCTATCGTCGAAAAAGGAGTCGCGCGCTCATTCCAGATAACGAATATTTTTAATGAGTTTGAGGTCGTGGAAAACGTACAAGTCTCGCTCGTCGCTAGAGACGGTCAAGGGTGGGACGTACTTCACAACATGAGCGGGCTAAAGCGGTATCACGACGAGGCAATGGAGATACTCGAGCGCGTTGGCCTCGACGAAAAGTACAATCATCCAGCTAAATCATTATCCCACGGTGAGAAACGAGCTCTAGAGCTCGCTATCGTGCTGGCTCGAGATCCGGAAGTACTGTTGTTAGACGAGCCAACAGCGGGGATGAGCCAGGTCGAGATCGATGAGTTGCTCGAGTTAATAACCAGTCTGGCAAACGAGTTCACGATCCTGATCGTCGAGCACAACATGGACGTAGTGATGACCGTTGCAGAGACGGTAATGGTTCTCCATAATGGCCAGTTTCTCGCGGAAGGAACACCGGAGACGATTCAACGGGACGAAACTGTGCGCGATGCGTACCTCGGAGGAGAGGTATGA
- a CDS encoding flavin reductase family protein, giving the protein MIDGSSFRETLGSFATGVTVVTMNHDGVDHAMTVNSFTSVSLDPPLVQYNADKGTTSHDFTRKAKNFAVNILAEDQQEISDRFAGAHKEMDDPFEDLATRREETGALVFENTLGYVDCELFESYDGGDHTIYVGEVQSADTNRSGAKPLTFFRGEYGTIE; this is encoded by the coding sequence ATGATCGACGGCAGCAGTTTTCGAGAAACGCTTGGTTCATTCGCGACCGGCGTAACGGTAGTCACGATGAACCACGACGGCGTCGACCACGCGATGACGGTGAACTCGTTCACTTCTGTGTCCCTCGATCCGCCATTAGTTCAGTACAACGCAGACAAAGGGACAACCTCACACGATTTCACACGGAAAGCGAAGAACTTCGCGGTGAATATTCTAGCGGAGGACCAACAGGAGATTTCTGATCGGTTTGCTGGTGCACACAAGGAGATGGACGATCCGTTCGAAGATCTAGCGACCCGAAGAGAGGAAACTGGAGCACTAGTCTTCGAAAACACCCTGGGATACGTCGATTGTGAACTCTTCGAGAGTTATGACGGAGGCGATCACACGATTTACGTTGGTGAGGTGCAGTCAGCGGACACGAACCGATCCGGGGCGAAACCGCTGACGTTTTTCCGCGGAGAGTACGGGACGATCGAGTAG
- a CDS encoding N-acyl homoserine lactonase family protein, with the protein MSETQLHALNTANLTFPYTPVVGLDTGSFTCSIPVYLIDHPEGTVLVDTGLNHELVEDPETYGASHLEGMVAGTDIKNTQPPTAQFADLGYEPSEIDYVILTHLHFDHTGYIDAFPEAEFVVQRDELQYAWWPEKEQHPFYLVDDFAPLREYDVSAISGEYDLFGDGSVRCVPTPGHTPGHQSVAVTLGPNETVILAADVAYCREAYEQELWMTFDWSVEKTLESIRSVRHMAATEGATVSILHDPADLERLTEH; encoded by the coding sequence ATGAGCGAAACACAGCTGCATGCGTTAAACACGGCGAACTTGACGTTTCCATATACACCCGTTGTAGGTCTCGATACTGGATCATTCACGTGTTCGATTCCAGTCTACCTCATCGACCATCCCGAGGGTACCGTGCTGGTCGACACTGGACTCAACCACGAGCTCGTCGAGGATCCAGAAACGTACGGAGCTTCACATCTCGAGGGAATGGTTGCGGGAACAGATATAAAAAATACCCAGCCGCCGACCGCTCAGTTCGCGGATCTCGGGTACGAACCATCCGAGATCGATTACGTAATCCTCACCCACCTCCATTTCGACCACACCGGTTATATCGATGCGTTTCCCGAGGCCGAATTCGTCGTCCAGCGCGACGAACTTCAATACGCCTGGTGGCCGGAGAAAGAGCAACATCCGTTTTACCTCGTCGACGACTTTGCCCCGCTTCGGGAATACGACGTGAGCGCCATTAGCGGTGAGTACGATCTATTCGGCGACGGTAGTGTACGTTGCGTTCCTACACCTGGACACACACCCGGCCATCAGTCGGTGGCCGTGACTCTCGGTCCCAACGAAACGGTGATCTTGGCTGCTGACGTCGCCTACTGTCGCGAAGCGTACGAACAGGAGCTGTGGATGACGTTCGATTGGTCAGTCGAGAAGACACTCGAATCAATTCGATCGGTCAGACATATGGCCGCGACGGAGGGGGCAACCGTGAGCATCCTCCATGATCCGGCGGATTTAGAGCGGCTTACCGAGCACTGA
- a CDS encoding nuclear transport factor 2 family protein, whose translation MDIEDRIRRLEAKEAIRKLRYEYASTVDTHNWDRFITLFTEDATIEFPQQNVEQTPFIGRDEIESFGRLMDELLTFSAHMMHNPLIDVDGDEASGIWYVAVPEVTPDGPVLIQGRYEDQYRCTSDGWKFDSTEIYYDYRVSPDEGWDLNAVEEWRGRDRP comes from the coding sequence ATGGATATCGAAGATCGGATTCGACGTCTGGAAGCGAAAGAAGCTATCCGGAAGTTGCGGTACGAGTACGCCTCGACCGTCGACACTCACAACTGGGACCGTTTTATCACTCTGTTTACTGAAGACGCAACGATCGAATTTCCACAGCAGAACGTTGAGCAAACGCCCTTTATCGGCCGTGACGAAATAGAATCGTTCGGCCGATTGATGGACGAACTCCTCACATTTTCAGCACATATGATGCATAATCCGCTGATCGACGTCGATGGCGACGAGGCGAGTGGAATCTGGTACGTAGCGGTTCCGGAGGTGACACCAGACGGACCGGTGCTGATCCAGGGTCGATACGAGGACCAGTATCGTTGTACTTCAGATGGGTGGAAATTCGATTCAACGGAGATTTATTACGATTACCGGGTTAGTCCTGACGAGGGCTGGGACTTAAACGCGGTTGAGGAGTGGCGAGGACGAGATCGCCCTTGA
- a CDS encoding acyl-CoA dehydrogenase family protein, protein MRFELTEEQRQVRDAIQVFVEEEVEPVARELDRGHEYPAELLQQLADQGIMGTTLPQEYGGLGYGMVEYALIIEELSKGLMALGSAINVHVITASLIQKYGNDYLKETYLPEMATYDTVGAFGLTEPNAGSDNAAMECQAERDGDEWVINGQKRWITNSPNADVISVLAKTGPESDRYHNISAFLVPTDADGFEIGKEWDTLGLNSVQSCDLHLNGVCVPEEHLIGEENEGFMHVVQGLNVGRVNVAARCSGMARAAVEDATAYAKEREQFGQPIGDFQGIRWKIAEMEVKADIANLLTLRAADFADRGHGDKGREESIAKLYSSEAAVENAHEAIQILGGNGYTKEYNPERYLRDAQLLTIGEGTNEIHRKIIADRVLGPSST, encoded by the coding sequence ATGCGTTTCGAACTAACGGAAGAACAGCGGCAAGTGCGAGATGCTATTCAGGTATTTGTCGAAGAGGAAGTCGAACCGGTCGCCAGGGAACTCGATCGCGGCCACGAGTATCCAGCGGAATTGCTCCAACAACTCGCAGACCAGGGGATCATGGGAACGACGTTGCCCCAGGAGTATGGTGGTCTGGGATACGGAATGGTCGAATATGCACTGATCATCGAGGAGCTTTCGAAAGGACTGATGGCGCTTGGAAGCGCGATCAATGTTCACGTTATCACCGCCTCGCTCATCCAGAAATACGGGAACGACTACCTCAAAGAGACCTATCTCCCCGAGATGGCGACGTACGATACGGTCGGAGCCTTCGGCCTGACCGAGCCAAACGCGGGAAGTGACAATGCAGCGATGGAGTGTCAGGCAGAGCGTGACGGTGACGAGTGGGTCATCAACGGTCAAAAACGCTGGATTACGAACTCACCGAATGCCGACGTCATTTCCGTGCTTGCGAAGACAGGCCCCGAAAGTGATCGGTACCACAACATAAGCGCGTTTCTCGTTCCAACCGATGCCGATGGTTTCGAAATCGGGAAAGAATGGGATACGCTCGGGCTCAATAGCGTCCAGTCCTGTGATCTCCATTTGAACGGCGTTTGCGTCCCGGAAGAACACCTGATCGGCGAGGAGAACGAAGGATTCATGCATGTGGTACAGGGCCTCAACGTCGGGCGCGTCAACGTCGCTGCACGGTGTTCGGGAATGGCACGTGCGGCCGTCGAAGACGCAACAGCGTATGCGAAAGAGCGAGAACAGTTCGGACAGCCGATCGGTGACTTTCAGGGGATTCGCTGGAAAATTGCAGAGATGGAAGTCAAGGCAGACATCGCTAACCTCCTTACCCTGCGAGCCGCGGACTTTGCTGACCGCGGCCATGGGGACAAGGGCCGGGAAGAGAGCATCGCCAAGCTGTATTCCAGCGAAGCAGCCGTCGAAAATGCCCATGAGGCGATTCAGATTCTTGGTGGGAACGGGTACACGAAAGAGTACAATCCCGAACGATATCTTCGCGATGCGCAGCTGTTGACGATCGGTGAAGGGACAAACGAAATTCACCGAAAGATCATCGCCGATCGCGTGCTCGGCCCGTCGAGTACGTGA